Proteins from one Syngnathoides biaculeatus isolate LvHL_M chromosome 8, ASM1980259v1, whole genome shotgun sequence genomic window:
- the LOC133504536 gene encoding transcription regulator protein BACH1-like — protein MLLQAQRASVFTFQSAVHSAHVLQCLDEQRRRDILCDVTVVVEGHSFRAHAAVLASCSEYFHGRVASADSKHNAVVPLPDEVTVQGFEPLLQFAYTSKLLFTKENIHEIQSCAKFLGFRNLEAACFDFLIPKFSERKAQGVKPKVCCHGREERRHSSDSQTDLPPVVPPPAPFPPPPLIHDLCLETCRPQLPPLSLDLSANVACPIFSLPNPNEAVRESRVWTENVLAADISGPSQLGLPELPCELSAAEREDPRDLIEPRESLDVDCGFASCPGAEGSARLSEQSARDEGFSERSREEREVAEHLAKGFWSVLCTPPQQQTLPPLDQTNLEKASSDFHWLKQLDLTSNPADCPFLRELDAGGEPKLHADTPSQSEKSPCVSSLNSGEESDEDTDGDTEANTRRAAEIHLPFPVENISTLSRSAFQQLLKHHPMTPEQLEFVHDVRRRSKNRAAAQRCRKRKIDGIHHLDYEIKTLKSEKEKLLHERAELEQNLEEARRSLCRLRKSVSAEPASDQDHLHFLAKLSAPDFPVSPHLADKNPSSRFEKR, from the exons ATGCTGCTCCAAGCCCAGCGCGCGTCAGTGTTCACCTTCCAGTCGGCCGTGCACAGCGCTCACGTGCTGCAGTGTCTGGACGAGCAGCGGCGGCGAGACATCCTGTGCGACGTGACCGTGGTGGTGGAGGGCCACAGCTTCCGAGCCCACGCCGCCGTCCTTGCCTCGTGCAGCGAGTACTTCCACGGCCGCGTCGCCTCCGCCGACTCCAAGCACAATGCCGTCGTACCCCTGCCAGATGAG GTGACCGTGCAGGGCTTTGAACCTTTGCTCCAGTTCGCCTACACATCAAAGCTGCTGTTCACCAAAGAAAACATCCACGAGATTCAAAGCTGTGCCAAATTCCTGGGCTTTCGCAACCTGGAGGCGGCGTGCTTCGATTTCCTCATCCCCAAGTTTTCCGAACGCAAAGCGCAGGGCGTCAAGCCGAAGGTCTGCTGCCACGGTCGCGAGGAAAGACGGCACAGCTCGGACTCGCAAACGGACCTCCCGCCTGTCGTCCCTCCGCCGGCGCCGTTCCCGCCTCCGCCTCTGATTCACGACTTGTGTTTGGAAACCTGCAGGCCGCAGTTGCCTCCCTTGTCTCTGGATTTGTCGGCCAACGTTGCGTGTCCGATATTTTCTCTTCCCAATCCCAACGAAGCGGTTCGAGAATCTCGGGTCTGGACGGAAAACGTTCTGGCGGCGGACATTAGCGGTCCGAGCCAGTTGGGTCTGCCGGAGTTGCCGTGCGAGCTGTCGGCGGCGGAGCGCGAGGATCCGCGAGACCTGATCGAGCCCAGGGAGAGTCTTGACGTGGACTGCGGCTTCGCTTCTTGTCCCGGTGCCGAAGGTTCTGCTCGGTTATCAGAGCAGTCAGCCAGAGATGAGGGATTTTCTGAGAGGAGCAGAGAGGAAAGGGAAGTGGCCGAGCATCTAGCCAAGGGATTTTGGTCAGTGCTCTGCACGCCGCCTCAGCAGCAGACTCTGCCCCCCTTGGATCAGACCAATCTTGAGAAAGCTTCCTCAGACTTCCATTGGCTCAAACAGCTGGACCTAACCTCCAATCCGGCGGACTGTCCTTTCCTCAGGGAGCTCGATGCGGGCGGCGAGCCGAAATTGCACGCCGACACGCCGTCCCAGTCGGAGAAGAGCCCCTGCGTATCCTCGCTCAACTCGGGGGAAGAATCCGACGAGGACACCGACGGAGATACGGAGGCCAACACCAGAAGAGCGGCCGAG ATCCACCTGCCGTTCCCGGTGGAGAACATCTCCACGCTGAGCCGGAGCGCCTTCCAGCAGCTTCTCAAGCACCATCCCATGACGCCCGAGCAGCTGGAGTTTGTCCACGACGTCCGGCGTCGGAGTAAAAACCGCGCGGCGGCGCAGCGATGCAGAAAGAGGAAGATCGACGGCATACATCATCTAGACTATGAAATCAAAACATTG AAAAGCGAAAAGGAGAAGCTGCTTCATGAGCGTGCAGAACTGGAGCAGAACTTGGAGGAAGCCCGCCGGAGTCTCTGCAGGCTGCGCAAGAGCGTCAGCGCCGAGCCCGCCTCAGACCAGGACCACCTGCACTTCCTGGCCAAGCTCTCGGCGCCGGACTTCCCCGTGTCTCCCCACCTCGCCGATAAAAACCCGTCGAGCCGCTTTGAAAAGCGGTAA
- the usp16 gene encoding ubiquitin carboxyl-terminal hydrolase 16 has product MGKKKARDRSSRDHDEFEMTGPVCRHIRKGTDQTLLKTISGIFDWTRCQDCNNDDNKENISTDHSVDSDDEKDAVVEVWMCMKCGHRGCGRRSENQHAIKHYETPRSDMHCLVISLDSWSVWCYECDDEVRYSGSSQLAQLVNNIKKKTQLEPVKKTQKKDSVSEVRPKSITFKTEEDKDKENIKNQRSERKTAKNESASKLPNSSGPTEDSSGVPVRGLSNLGNTCFFNAVIQNLSQTQMLRQTLNKVIDDRTTVSVKPASSSALEAIVAELDRPGSLTLAMNQLLNEIQESKKGVVTPQELFTQVCKKAARFKGFQQQDSQELLRYLLDGMRAEESKRVSSAITEALKRSGKVADGEELKSVIKEYEKNGLPKNFVDQVFGGEMTSTIMCQRCKTVSVVTEMFLDLSLPVSDQAYRKRNQKKEVQKSSHTSEDGPESQSEEFPAGSKYQQKKAKKQAKKQAKYQKRQQKLESRVSFNSLTSLNQEIKKELAESQEGDSAPNSVSEGNPISLDVPDKEDDKGDSVNNSQSPSACSRLGTFSETRRSTDGFLDDADFSLVNEMEKINLNDAFIDSDVAETSVENVDDPQEEEAKEYMIVNRDPELAFQTLARRPSPDQQDCTVESCLFHFTEEETLSENNSLLCVTCTKRQASKDKSAGSKKNVYTDASKQMLISSPPPVLTLHLKRFQQNGYSICKVNRHVPFPLMLDLAPFCALKSKNVAEGERQILYSLYGIVEHSGTMRSGHYTAFVKVRPQRSKSFNRLEGEPPGGSWFHISDTSVQPVSESRVQSSQAYLLFYERIR; this is encoded by the exons GTCCAGTTTGCAGGCACATTAGGAAAGGCACAGACCAGACTCTTCTCAAGACAATCTCTGGCATATTTGACTGGACACGTTGCCAGGATTGCAATAATGACGATAATAAGGAGAACATAAGCACAGACCATTCTGTGGACTCTGATGATGAGAAGGACGCAGTGGTGGAAGTCTGGATGTGCATGAAATGTGGCCATAGA GGGTGCGGACGAAGGTCCGAGAACCAACATGCCATCAAGCACTATGAAACGCCGCGCTCCGATATGCATTGCCTGGTGATCAGCTTGGACAGCTGGAGTGTTTG GTGCTACGAATGTGACGATGAGGTGAGGTACTCCGGGAGCAGTCAGCTGGCTCAGCTGGTcaacaacataaaaaagaaGACACAGTTGGagcctgtaaaaaaaacacagaaaa AAGACAGCGTGTCGGAGGTGCGTCCGAAAAGCATCACTTTCAAGACTGAAGAAGACAAAGACAAGGAGAACATTAAAAACCAGagaagcgagaggaagaccgccAAGAATGAGTCTGCGTCCAAGTTGCCAAACTCCAGCGGCCCAACGGAAGACAGCAGTGGCGTTCCGGTGCGGGGGCTGAGCAACCTGGGAAATACTTGTTTCTTTAACGCAGTCATCCAG AACCTTTCGCAGACGCAGATGTTAAGACAGACGCTCAACAAGGTGATAGATGACAGGACGACCGTCAGCGTCAaacctgcttcttcttctgcacTG GAGGCTATTGTAGCAGAACTGGATCGACCTGGCTCACTAACTCTGGCAATGAATCAACTCCTCAATGAAATTCAGGAGTCAAAGAAGGGGGTGGTGACGCCGCAGGAGCTGTTCACGCAAGTTTGTAAAAA GGCTGCCAGGTTCAAGGGATTTCAGCAGCAAGACAGCCAGGAGCTGCTGCGGTACCTGCTGGACGGGATGAGAGCTGAAGAGAGCAAG AGGGTGAGCTCAGCGATCACAGAGGCACTCAAACGATCGGGAAAAGTCGCAGATGGGGAGGAGCTAAAATCCGTCATCAAAG AGTACGAGAAAAATGGGTTGCCGAAGAATTTTGTGGACCAGGTTTTTGGCGGTGAGATGACGAGCACAATCATGTGTCAGCGGTGCAAAACG GTGTCTGTGGTCACTGAGATGTTTCTGGACCTTTCTCTTCCAGTTTCTGATCAG GCTTACAGGAAGAGGAACCAGAAAAAAGAGGTGCAGAAAAGCAGCCACACGAGCGAGGACGGCCCGGAAAGTCAGAGCGAAGAATTTCCCGCTGGGAGCAAGTACCAGCAGAAGAAAGCCAAGAAGCAGGCCAAGAAACAAGCCAAG TATCAAAAGAGGCAACAGAAACTGGAGAGCAGAGTTAGTTTCAACAGTCTTACATCTCTAAACCAAGAAATCAAGAAAGAACTCGCTGAGTCGCAAGAAGGGGATTCTGCGCCGAACAGCGTCTCCGAAGGCAACCCGATTTCCCTCGACGTTCCCGACAAGGAGGACGACAAAGGAGACTCCGTCAACAACTCTCAGTCGCCTTCAGCCTGCAGTCGCCTCGGCACCTTCTCGGAAACGCGGCGCTCCACGGATGGCTTCTTGGACGACGCCGACTTTTCGCTGGTGAACGAAATGGAGAAAATCAACTTGAACGACGCCTTCATCGACTCGGACGTGGCGGAAACGTCCGTGGAGAACGTGGACGACCCGCAAGAGGAAGAGGCCAAGGAATACATGATCGTCAACCGGGACCCGGAGCTGGCCTTCCAGACTCTGGCCCGCAGGCCTTCTCCCGACCAGCAGGACTGCACCGTCGAGTCGTGTCTTTTTCACTTTACGGAGGAGGAGACCCTGAGCGAGAACAACAGCCTGCTCTGCGTCACCTGCACCAAACGCCAGGCGAGCAAGGACAAATCTGCAG GATCCAAGAAGAACGTGTACACAGATGCCTCGAAGCAGATGTTGATCTCCTCCCCGCCACCAGTGCTCACTCTTCACCTGAAGAGATTTCAGCAG AACGGCTACAGTATTTGTAAGGTGAACCGACATGTTCCCTTCCCTCTGatgctggatctggcccccttCTGCGCCCTCAAGAGTAAG AACGTGGCAGAAGGAGAACGTCAAATTCTGTACAGCCTGTACGGCATCGTGGAGCACAGTGGCACCATGAGGTCCGGTCACTACACTGCGTTCGTGAAAGTACGGCCCCAGCGTTCCAAATCGTTCAACAGACTTGAAG GAGAACCACCTGGAGGATCGTGGTTCCACATTAGCGACACCAGCGTGCAGCCGGTCAGCGAGAGCAGAGTGCAAAGTAGCCAAGCCTACCTCCTGTTCTACGAGAGAATCCGCTAA